The Bacteroidia bacterium genome includes a window with the following:
- the paaC gene encoding phenylacetate-CoA oxygenase subunit PaaC has protein sequence MNISEKGFEAIKDLLYKMADDQLIIGHRNSEWTGLGPVLEEDIAFSSMAQDKLGHAQALYEILSQMGEGDPDTIAFMRNAEQFHCCHLVELPIGEYEFSLMRHFFFDNAELLRFEMLANSSFEPLSFLSKKIKGEIKYHTMHADVWISQLGNASEESNIRMQNALNATFSLALGIFEKGNFEDVLISEGIFDGEESLKAKWLNVVIPILEKSGLNVPDPNATTASMGGRKGNHTEHLQSLLNEMTEVFRIDPAAEW, from the coding sequence ATGAACATATCTGAAAAAGGATTTGAAGCAATCAAGGATTTGCTCTATAAAATGGCTGATGACCAATTGATTATTGGGCATAGAAATTCTGAATGGACAGGGTTAGGTCCTGTATTAGAAGAAGATATTGCGTTTTCTTCAATGGCTCAAGATAAACTTGGACATGCACAAGCGTTATATGAAATTCTTAGCCAAATGGGAGAGGGAGACCCTGATACCATAGCGTTTATGCGTAATGCAGAGCAATTTCATTGCTGCCATTTGGTTGAACTCCCGATTGGAGAATATGAATTTAGTTTAATGCGACATTTTTTCTTTGATAATGCTGAATTATTACGCTTCGAAATGTTGGCAAACTCATCTTTCGAACCATTGTCCTTCCTTTCTAAAAAAATTAAAGGTGAAATCAAATATCATACTATGCATGCGGATGTTTGGATATCTCAGCTGGGCAACGCTTCTGAAGAGAGTAATATTAGAATGCAAAATGCGCTGAATGCCACATTCTCATTGGCACTAGGAATATTTGAAAAAGGAAATTTTGAAGATGTGTTAATATCAGAAGGTATTTTTGATGGAGAAGAATCGCTTAAAGCCAAGTGGCTCAATGTAGTGATTCCAATACTTGAAAAGTCAGGGTTGAATGTTCCGGACCCAAATGCAACAACTGCTTCTATGGGTGGACGTAAAGGAAATCATACCGAACATTTACAATCGCTGTTAAATGAAATGACAGAAGTATTTAGAATAGACCCTGCAGCAGAATGGTAG
- the paaB gene encoding 1,2-phenylacetyl-CoA epoxidase subunit B, which produces MKIHSLDPRITRAEIDSEKPFEVAKELDQWQTYEVFHQTKRGLQHQHVGCVHAPNAEMALLFAKEVYGRRGMCVNLWVAKSANIYASDYEDADIFEAEEVKTYRDPGYYKVMDRIRAFKEKQQSL; this is translated from the coding sequence ATGAAAATACATTCATTAGACCCTAGAATTACTCGTGCAGAAATAGATAGTGAAAAACCGTTTGAAGTAGCTAAAGAATTAGATCAGTGGCAAACCTATGAGGTTTTTCATCAAACCAAGCGCGGGCTACAACATCAACATGTAGGTTGTGTTCATGCACCTAACGCAGAAATGGCACTCTTGTTTGCTAAAGAAGTGTATGGACGCAGAGGTATGTGTGTAAATCTGTGGGTAGCCAAGTCTGCTAATATTTATGCATCTGACTATGAAGATGCAGATATTTTTGAGGCAGAAGAAGTCAAAACATATCGAGATCCGGGTTATTATAAAGTGATGGATAGAATTAGAGCATTTAAAGAAAAACAACAATCGTTATGA
- the paaA gene encoding 1,2-phenylacetyl-CoA epoxidase subunit A yields the protein MYGNAYIDPDQTPNKYTQDEDLEKLAEFEARIEGGDKIEPKDWMPKEYRRQLVRMIEQHAHSEIIGALPEGTWITRAPGFRRKLALMAKVQDEVGHAQLLYSAAETLGKSREEMINDLINGKSKYSNVFNYPAVTWADSAIIAWLIDAGAIVNQLANSKGSYGPYCRALERICVEESFHLKYGHDNVVFLATGTKTQRDMVQDALTRWWTPIMHFFGPSDKISVHTETLMKWKVKMASNDEMRQTFLNMYVPKIWDLGLVIPDPNLKKNESTGLWEYTEPDWEEFKRVINGDGPCNKERLAVRKYAEEKGRWVRKALLKKDAEYVTPLV from the coding sequence ATGTACGGAAACGCTTACATCGACCCCGACCAAACCCCTAACAAATATACTCAAGACGAAGATCTTGAAAAACTTGCTGAATTTGAGGCAAGGATTGAAGGAGGAGATAAAATTGAACCCAAAGATTGGATGCCCAAAGAGTACAGAAGGCAATTAGTAAGAATGATTGAGCAGCATGCTCATTCTGAAATTATTGGAGCTTTGCCTGAAGGTACATGGATAACACGTGCGCCCGGCTTTAGACGTAAACTGGCACTAATGGCTAAGGTACAAGACGAAGTAGGACATGCTCAATTACTTTATAGCGCTGCCGAAACTCTTGGTAAATCACGTGAAGAAATGATAAATGACTTAATTAACGGTAAGTCAAAATATTCTAATGTGTTCAATTACCCGGCAGTAACTTGGGCAGACTCTGCCATCATTGCATGGTTGATAGATGCAGGTGCAATCGTAAATCAACTTGCCAATTCAAAAGGTAGCTATGGTCCCTATTGCAGGGCACTTGAAAGAATTTGTGTAGAAGAATCTTTTCACTTGAAATATGGACATGATAATGTTGTATTCTTAGCAACCGGCACTAAAACCCAACGCGACATGGTGCAAGATGCGCTCACAAGATGGTGGACTCCTATCATGCATTTCTTTGGACCAAGCGACAAAATCTCAGTACACACTGAAACATTGATGAAATGGAAAGTAAAAATGGCTTCAAACGATGAAATGCGCCAAACTTTCCTTAATATGTATGTCCCTAAAATTTGGGATTTAGGTCTTGTAATTCCTGACCCAAACTTGAAGAAAAATGAGAGTACAGGACTCTGGGAATATACTGAGCCGGATTGGGAAGAATTTAAAAGAGTTATTAATGGTGATGGACCTTGTAATAAAGAAAGACTTGCTGTAAGAAAATATGCTGAAGAAAAAGGAAGATGGGTGCGCAAGGCGCTTTTAAAGAAAGATGCAGAATATGTTACTCCGCTTGTTTAA
- a CDS encoding TetR/AcrR family transcriptional regulator has translation MKVAKRQLIIDKALELIRKNGYHATGMRELAKAFDMEAPSLYNHISSKEEILQETCFGMADKFITALDEVNDIYFNGEEKLRMGIRNHIEILTANLNATHVFLYEWQNLSEPYLSKFVELRHQYQDGYRQIIMTGEKEGVFKESDIKFATLTILSAINWVIEWYRPDGKMSPKEIADKLTDFILSGLKKEKI, from the coding sequence ATGAAGGTGGCGAAAAGACAGTTAATAATAGATAAAGCGCTGGAATTAATCAGAAAAAACGGATACCACGCAACAGGAATGAGAGAACTTGCAAAGGCTTTTGACATGGAAGCCCCAAGTTTATATAATCATATTAGTTCTAAAGAAGAAATTTTACAAGAAACATGCTTTGGCATGGCAGATAAGTTTATAACTGCATTGGATGAAGTCAATGATATTTATTTTAATGGCGAAGAAAAATTACGCATGGGAATAAGAAATCATATAGAAATTCTTACAGCGAACTTAAATGCGACCCATGTGTTTTTATATGAATGGCAGAATTTAAGTGAGCCATATTTGAGCAAATTTGTAGAATTAAGACATCAATACCAAGACGGTTACAGACAGATTATTATGACAGGCGAAAAAGAAGGTGTGTTTAAAGAAAGTGATATCAAGTTTGCAACACTAACAATATTATCTGCAATAAACTGGGTTATAGAGTGGTATAGACCGGACGGCAAAATGAGTCCAAAAGAAATTGCAGATAAACTCACTGACTTTATTTTGTCAGGACTAAAAAAAGAAAAAATATAA